One region of Cryptosporidium parvum Iowa II chromosome 4, whole genome shotgun sequence genomic DNA includes:
- a CDS encoding hypothetical protein (with signal peptide, possible cryptosporidium specific paralog), which translates to MKLCNLFVLIYSIALIKQNIIDLFGGQNKIISPLLYSLLQLTAGVQGTAGSREDLNSEFGGLSLIEDEIDGEAEASGRQTVSYSHAELVSLKDSTKEPFKKIEESYRRLVEHPVDKECVAAMFLILQACISELGRSDAFCKMLRRNYNIVRKQVKNYKVVTEKYASYFKSAVSTLFSLNSLIKLNPQNVELELSFVNDIEKFLEEILSFLMRTESFIEYIILLFMKFCSPQGLTYYTNRIEGRIK; encoded by the coding sequence ATGAAGCTTTGTAACTTATTTGTATTGATTTATTCTATAGCTTTAATTAAGCAGAATATTATTGACTTATTTGGAGGTCAAAACAAGATTATATCTCCATTATTGTATTCATTACTTCAGTTGACTGCAGGCGTTCAAGGTACTGCTGGTTCAAGAGAAGATCTTAATTCAGAATTTGGCGGGTTGAGTCTTATCGAAGATGAGATTGATGGTGAGGCTGAAGCTTCTGGCAGACAAACTGTATCATATTCACATGCCGAATTGGTCAGCTTAAAAGACTCTACAAAGGAGcctttcaaaaaaattgagGAATCGTATCGAAGGTTAGTTGAACATCCAGTAGATAAGGAATGTGTTGCCGCAAtgtttttaattcttcaagCTTGTATTTCTGAACTTGGTCGATCAGATGCCTTTTGTAAAATGTTAAGAAGAAATTACAATATTGTTAGGAAACAAGTAAAGAATTATAAGGTGGTTACTGAAAAATACGCATCTTATTTTAAAAGTGCTGTATCTACTTTATTCTccttaaattctttaataaaattaaatccGCAAAATGTTGAGCTAGAATTATCATTCGTCaatgatattgaaaaatttctGGAAGAGATCCTTTCATTCTTGATGAGAACTGAGAGTTTCATAGAATATATTATACTATTGTTTATGAAATTTTGTTCTCCACAAGGGCTCACTTACTACACAAATAGAATTGAAGGAAGAATTAAGTAG
- a CDS encoding hypothetical protein (domain similar to KOG0260, KOG1984, KOG1999, repeats; identical to cryptosporidium GSS tag 11990219, signal peptide), with product MGLNNLGCLFLLSLWLFLCDLHNFQDYSCLRISILSLKSEVCENSDTGSGSSDLESSGNSDNETESDAASQGSHGSNASSGGESSTNSQRRMWAPPSQLQPYDVGDTASRALSPADQLDAALQLVSGLDSDIGNGGGSETALQWWVDYGDGGKKPKPVLTSSRSSSSRDSSSSGKGKTDVDSGSKKTRKGSAGSGAACGTSGGPSKADKTGKVGTAGKGKGTRDKQGRTPSRPGGRGSAQSSTSRGPSSASRGPSSASSSTPSGPSSTPSRAPSGIGGRGGASSSAPRGPSSTPSSTPSSTPSSTPSSTPSSTPSRAPSRSPGGLGGRGGASSSSPRGPSSTPSGPSGTLSESRSTPSGTGSAPTGAGKVATTGGSSSSPSAPSDTGSLGGISGGATSSGAGGSGSGAGGSGSGAGGGSSGGRGGGGGRRGREDGREEGNEDEDTDDDESGNGEDSDTSSNSSGSRREEILKKLKKIKETAAKMNQRTKESREKRNKSHKPGGFSSSSSLSSSSGSLFSSDLSDSHRDLSELLLSASSSSTSREALAAQGPLETSESGTGGGAAASDGGASGGASGGASGGASGGASGGASGGVGALGGGKRGAGGAGRGAVRGASGGASGGASGGASSGTRARSSLVTKSMQRSRSRSRSRSRSRSSKSRTSRSRTSRSRSRSRAMEESSCAASSSRSSLLSTRQSSVSASSVFLSISAPVSLSVSVSSSSSGLVVLKLSDSEVGIVDPSKTRTTSRGGSEGGERGGRGGRGGRGGEGGSGGRGGGGGGGRGGGGSGDGGKKAPKSYLEMTFESISQLRSNFGSTFGALLDSFALLVDSSFSESCLSLIDSLVDICSKRDLTKTALCTEISSIISKLKQLESKYLKLLSEVSSIGPQLMRVDEELSKLQKSLIGYGGVSLKSTYLSSVETLMENAKNLTEEIRKLHKSLEEANLHHCQGGHLDLLKTQLLTFKILK from the coding sequence ATGGGTTTAAACAATCTTGGatgtttatttttgttatcATTATGGTTATTTTTATGTGATTTACACAATTTTCAAGATTACTCATGCTTGAGAATATCAATTCTGAGTTTAAAGAGCGAAGTATGCGAAAATAGTGATACTGGAAGTGGTTCTTCGGATTTGGAGTCATCAGGGAATAGCGATAATGAGACGGAGAGCGATGCTGCATCTCAAGGCAGTCATGGAAGTAATGCAAGTTCTGGTGGAGAATCTAGCACTAACAGCCAACGAAGAATGTGGGCCCCACCTTCCCAACTTCAACCTTATGACGTTGGAGATACTGCATCTCGGGCTCTTTCACCTGCAGATCAACTAGATGCAGCACTTCAATTAGTTAGCGGTCTAGATTCTGATATAGGTAACGGAGGAGGATCAGAAACAGCTTTACAGTGGTGGGTAGACTATGGTGACGGGGGAAAAAAGCCAAAACCTGTGTTGACTTCATCTAGATCCAGCTCTTCTCGTGATTCTAGTAGTTCAGGAAAAGGTAAAACGGATGTTGATTCTGGATCCAAGAAAACTAGAAAAGGTAGCGCTGGATCAGGTGCAGCATGCGGAACTTCTGGAGGGCCGAGTAAGGCAGATAAAACAGGGAAGGTTGGCACGGCAGGTAAAGGAAAAGGCACTAGAGACAAACAGGGTAGAACTCCAAGCAGACCAGGAGGAAGAGGAAGCGCTCAAAGCAGTACTTCAAGAGGTCCAAGCAGTGCTTCAAGAGGCCCAAGCAGTGCTTCAAGTAGCACTCCAAGCGGCCCGAGCAGCACTCCAAGTAGGGCTCCGAGCGGAATAGGAGGAAGAGGAGGCGCTTCAAGCAGCGCTCCAAGAGGTCCAAGCAGCACTCCAAGTAGCACTCCAAGTAGCACTCCAAGTAGCACTCCAAGTAGCACTCCAAGTAGCACTCCAAGTAGGGCTCCAAGTAGGTCTCCGGGCGGATTAGGAGGAAGGGGAGGCGCTTCAAGCAGCTCTCCAAGGGGTCCAAGCAGCACTCCAAGTGGCCCGAGCGGCACTCTAAGCGAGTCGAGGAGCACTCCAAGTGGCACAGGCAGTGCCCCGACAGGAGCAGGCAAAGTTGCCACTACAGGCGGATCCAGCAGTAGCCCAAGCGCTCCAAGTGATACAGGCTCATTAGGGGGAATAAGTGGAGGTGCCACTTCAAGCGGAGCAGGAGGAAGCGGTAGCGGAGCAGGAGGAAGCGGTAGCGGAGCGGGAGGAGGTAGTAGTGGCGgaagaggaggaggaggaggaagaagaggCAGGGAAGATGGCAGAGAGGAAGgaaatgaagatgaagatacAGACGATGATGAATCAGGCAATGGAGAAGATTCTGATACCTCATCCAACTCAAGTGGATCTAGAAGAGAGGAAATCTTgaaaaaacttaaaaagattaaagAAACTGCAGcaaaaatgaatcaaaGAACCAAAGAATCtagagaaaaaagaaataaatccCATAAGCCAGGAGGATTTTCCAGTAGCAGCTCCTTGTCATCATCATCAGGGTCATTATTTAGCAGTGATTTATCAGATTCACACCGCGATTTATCTGAATTACTTTTATCTGCCTCAAGTAGTTCGACAAGTAGAGAAGCATTAGCAGCTCAAGGACCTCTTGAAACATCAGAAAGTGGAACAGGAGGCGGCGCAGCAGCAAGCGATGGAGGAGCAAGTGGTGGAGCAAGTGGTGGAGCAAGTGGTGGAGCAAGTGGTGGAGCAAGTGGAGGAGCAAGCGGGGGAGTAGGAGCTCTAGGTGGAGGTAAAAGAGGGGCTGGAGGAGCAGGTAGAGGAGCAGTAAGAGGAGCAAGTGGAGGAGCAAGTGGAGGAGCAAGTGGAGGAGCTAGTTCAGGAACTAGGGCCCGCTCTTCTTTGGTTACCAAGTCTATGCAAAGATCAAGGTCAAGATCAAGGTCAAGATCGAGGTCAAGGTcatcaaaatcaagaaCATCAAGATCAAGGACATCAAGATCAAGATCAAGATCAAGAGCCATGGAAGAATCAAGTTGTGCAGCATCTTCATCAAGATCTTCGCTTCTTTCAACTCGTCAGTCTTCTGTAAGCGCAAGTTCTGTGTTTTTATCTATTTCCGCTCCAGTTAGTTTGTCAGTTTCAGTAAGTAGCTCAAGTTCAGGTCTAGTTGTACTGAAACTTTCGGATTCTGAAGTAGGAATCGTTGATCCATCCAAAACTAGAACAACTAGTAGAGGAGGAAGTGAAGGAGGAGaaagaggaggaagaggaggaagaggTGGAAGAGGTGGAGAAGGTGGAAGTGGAGGAAGAGGTGGAGGTGGGGGTGGAGGAAGAGGTGGAGGCGGAAGTGGCGATGGAGGAAAAAAAGCGCCTAAAAGTTATCTGGAAATGACGTTCGAATCTATATCCCAATTGAGAAGCAATTTTGGTTCCACTTTCGGCGCTTTATTAGACTCATTTGCTCTGCTAGTTGATTCTAGTTTCTCTGAGTCGTGCTTATCATTGATTGATTCTCTGGTTGATATCTGCAGCAAAAGGGATCTTACAAAAACAGCATTATGTACAGAGATTTCAAGCATTATTAGTAAGTTAAAACAACTTGAGTCAAAATACTTGAAGTTATTATCAGAAGTTTCCAGCATTGGACCCCAACTAATGAGGGTAGATGAAGAATTATCTAAATTACAAAAGTCTTTAATAGGTTATGGTGGAGTGTCTTTGAAATCAACATATTTAAGTAGTGTTGAGACTCTGATGGAAAATGCAAAGAATTTGACTGAAGAAATAAGAAAGCTCCATAAAAGTTTAGAAGAGGCAAACTTACATCATTGTCAAGGTGGGCATTTGGATTTACTTAAAACTCAACTTTTGactttcaaaatattaaaatga